The Acanthochromis polyacanthus isolate Apoly-LR-REF ecotype Palm Island chromosome 5, KAUST_Apoly_ChrSc, whole genome shotgun sequence genome includes a window with the following:
- the frs3 gene encoding LOW QUALITY PROTEIN: fibroblast growth factor receptor substrate 2 (The sequence of the model RefSeq protein was modified relative to this genomic sequence to represent the inferred CDS: inserted 15 bases in 11 codons; deleted 4 bases in 3 codons), whose protein sequence is MGSCWSCLYRDPIRDNHLTKFKVTNVDDEGNSXGLWIMELTQTELILQPAKRDAIRWPYLCLRRYGYDSNLFSFESGRRCQTGQGIFAFKCSRAEEIFNLLQELMQCNSINVVEESMMMSRSGHTPEMDMSRTPQTPNTPAFPVQAFPNGYPGYPIRGDSSQPSLADDHGHSLMGLEDQTHTYVNTVSMXGDLSMRHCVHSLPEVRPSTFPETTRGAMPVGGQGNPQSNLRCCPLDEHKDPQVFLQPSSQEVKFMLARPRHNHLLERERERHGHNPHSLQPVEGAAGSETEGDEPSMHLCNSHSYHFHHHSHRHPAXDHPDGCQSGELTYENINGLRGVRKQRLSPSSVSQSVGSSSSSSXGDSHSHSLMHXHPHGPSSLPPQGYACXRGMGGGHRRTALLNYENLPSLPPVWEYRALQXDDEQEEEDDDQDEEDYEXEEDFDEYEFSEGPGTPNGYHQDSXGIHRDALQNYVNTEQVQPPRLRHACPPHPRPCQPDRGGRIFSFDFXQAIEVGVGGCEHSHMPPSRQLNYIQVDLEGEPPCQGLXAGGAQTQPQHQRLPPKKCGPQAPRRSECYAVIDLKKTAAMSNLQKALPRDDGTSRKTRHNSTDLPL, encoded by the exons ATGGGGAGCTGTTGGAGCTGTCTGTACAGAGACCCCATCCGAGACAACCAT CTCACCAAATTTAAG GTCACCAATGTGGATGATGAAGGTAATAG TGGGCTCTGGATCATGGAGCTCACCCAGACCGAGCTCATCCTTCAA CCCGCCAAGAGAGACGCCATCCGGTGGCCGTATCTCTGCCTGCGTCGCTACGGCTAC GACTCCAACCTGTTTTCTTTCGAGAGCGGCCGCCGCTGTCAGACTGGGCAGG GAATCTTTGCATTCAAGTGTTCCCGGGCAGAGGAAATCTTTAATCTGCTCCAGGAGCTGATGCAATGTAACAGCATCAACGTGGTGGAAGAGTCAATGATGATGAGTCGCAGCGGCCACACACCGGAGATGGACATGTCTCGCACACCACAGACTCCCAACA CTCCAGCATTTCCTGTCCAGGCTTTTCCCAATGGATACCCCGGTTATCCAATCAGAGGTGATTCCTCCCAACCCTCTCTCGCCGATGATCATGGACATAGCCTCATGGGTTTGGAGGACCAG ACCCACACCTATGTAAATACTGTGAGTA AGGGAGATCTCTCTATGCGTCACTGTGTGCACTCTCTACCAGAGGTTCGGCCAAGCACTTTCCCTGAAACAACACGGGGAGCCATGCCTGTCGGCGGCCAAGGGAATCCACAGTCCAACCTGAGGTGCTGTCCCCTCGACGAGCATAAAGACCCTCAGGTGTTCTTGCAGCCGTCGTCACAGGAGGTCAAATTCATGCTGGCCCGACCCCGGCACAACCATCtactggagagagagagggagaggcatGGGCACAATCCACACAGCCTTCAGCCAGTAGAGGGAGCAGCAGGGTCAGAGACGGAAGGAGACGAACCCTCTATGCACCTGTGCAACTCTCACTCCTACCATTTTCATCACCACTCACACCGGCACCCGG TCGACCACCCGGACGGCTGCCAGAGCGGTGAGCTCACCTACGAAAACATAAACGGGCTTCGGGGCGTCCGGAAGCAGCGTCTGAGTCCCAGCAGCGTGTCGCAGTCTGTGGgttcaagcagcagcagca acgggGACAGTCACTCCCATTCCCTCATGC TCCACCCCCACGGCCCATCGTCTCTTCCCCCGCAGGGCTACGCCTG GAGGGGCATGGGTGGAGGGCATCGTCGGACAGCTCTGCTCAACTACGAGAACCTACCCTCTCTGCCCCCGGTGTGGGAGTACAGGGCTCTGC CGGATGAtgagcaggaagaggaagatgaCGATCAGGACGAAGAGGACTACG GGGAGGAGGACTTTGATGAGTATGAGTTCTCAGAAGGTCCTGGGACACCCAACGGGTACCACCAGGACA CGGGCATCCACAGAGATGCCCTGCAGAACTATGTAAACACAGAGCAGGTCCAGCCTCCCCGGCTTCGACACGCTTGTCCCCCGCATCCACGGCCGTGTCAGCCAGACAGAGGGGGGAGAATATTTAGCTTTGATTT GCAGGCGATCGAGGTCGGGGTCGGGGGCTGTGAGCACAGCCACATGCCTCCGTCGCGGCAGCTGAATTACATCCAGGTGGACCTGGAGGGAGAACCTCCCTGCCAAGGCCT AGCAGGGGGTGCCCAGACCCAGCCACAGCACCAGCGCCTACCACCCAAAAAATGTGGGCCGCAGGCACCCCGGCGCAGTGAATGCTACGCAGTCATCGACCTAAAGAAGACCGCTGCCATGTCCAACCTGCAGAAAGCTCTGCCCAGGGATGATGGGACTTCCAGAAAGACTCGCCACAACAGCACAGACCTGCCTCTGTAA
- the tspo gene encoding translocator protein — protein sequence MWLPLVGMTALPHLGGFYGGYITRAQVKTWYPTLQKPSWRPPNGAFPIVWTCLYTGMGYGSYLIWKELGGFTEDAVVPLGLYGLQLALNWAWTPLFFGAHKLKWALIEIVLLTGTVGATMVSWYPISRTATWLLAPYLSWLCLACSLNYCIWRDNPEKKEE from the exons ATGTGGCTGCCTTTGGTTGGGATGACGGCCCTGCCACACCTGGGTGGCTTCTATGGTGGCTACATCACACGCGCACAGGTGAAGACCTGGTACCCAACCCTGCAGAAACCATCATGGCGTCCACCGAATGGAGCGTTCCCTATAGTGTGGACGTGTCTGTACACAGGAATGGG GTATGGCTCCTACCTGATATGGAAAGAGCTGGGAGGTTTCACTGAGGATGCTGTGGTTCCACTGGGGCTTTATGGGCTGCAGCTCGCTCTGAACTGGGCCTGGACTCCTCTTTTCTTTGGTGCACACAAGCTGAAATGG GCGCTGATTGAGATTGTGCTTCTCACTGGGACTGTGGGAGCCACCATGGTGTCCTGGTATCCCATCAGCCGCACGGCCACGTGGCTGCTGGCACCTTATCTGTCCTGGCTGTGCCTCGCCTGCAGTCTGAACTACTGCATATGGAGAGACAACCCTGAGAAGAAAGAAGAGTAG